In one Prosthecochloris aestuarii DSM 271 genomic region, the following are encoded:
- a CDS encoding HAD family hydrolase: MKYRLVVFDFDGTLADSEESIMYAMECVARDFVIAGVDRARVKQGIGLPLQQGLEMALGLDPVKVPAAVELYRQYYNDVAFDKTRLFPGVKKSLERLVRNGVLLAVASSKSTHGLEAMMRFLGLFDFFSFVAGAQDVERPKPAPDMVKLALKVLDVRPQDCLVVGDTVFDIEMGQRASADTCAVTYGHHSVDELRSFNPTFMIDSFAHIVSIADDGDGHCLLAQGSQ, encoded by the coding sequence ATGAAGTACAGGCTTGTTGTTTTTGATTTTGACGGGACATTGGCCGATAGTGAGGAGAGTATCATGTATGCTATGGAGTGTGTTGCCAGGGATTTTGTCATTGCCGGTGTCGACAGGGCCAGAGTCAAGCAAGGTATCGGTTTGCCGTTACAGCAGGGGCTGGAAATGGCGCTTGGCCTCGATCCTGTGAAGGTGCCTGCTGCAGTCGAGCTGTACAGGCAATATTACAATGATGTTGCTTTTGACAAGACGCGCCTGTTCCCGGGTGTCAAAAAGAGTCTGGAACGGTTGGTACGCAATGGTGTCCTGCTGGCTGTCGCATCGAGCAAAAGTACCCATGGTTTGGAAGCCATGATGCGCTTTCTTGGTCTTTTTGACTTCTTCTCTTTTGTTGCGGGTGCTCAGGATGTTGAGCGCCCCAAGCCGGCTCCCGATATGGTGAAGCTTGCATTGAAGGTTCTCGACGTTCGACCACAGGATTGTCTTGTGGTTGGCGATACCGTCTTTGATATAGAGATGGGGCAGCGTGCGTCTGCCGATACCTGCGCGGTCACCTACGGTCATCATTCAGTCGATGAACTTCGGAGTTTCAACCCCACGTTTATGATCGATTCGTTTGCTCATATCGTATCGATAGCCGATGATGGCGATGGTCACTGCCTGCTTGCTCAAGGGAGCCAATGA